TTCCAGCTGGTGCAAATGAGAAGATACTTCAAATTTCTATATTGAACATGGACATCTAAATTTTAGATAGCTAAATACAGGCTGGTAGGTTGCAGATGAtctaaaagaggaaaatttctTACAATAATGAATTCATTACAAAATGTCCAatggaactgaaaaaaagagcaatgctagatttaaaataaataagtaagcaGGTCATTGTTTTGTATGTTAGTAATGACGAGAGCATACAAAACTTTGTACATTCAACAATTTTATTTGGCCTTGTTTATTTGAAatctatgtatgtatatatatgtgcttATGTAtgagaacagggaaaaaatagtttttcaaaaaatgaaaattttgaaGCAGAGAATTTAGTTGGGTTGCAGGTCAGCATGAAATAAACTCTTATTTcacacactgaaaatgaaaaacactaaTTGTTGACAAAATTACTTTTGAGAAAATACCAGTAGAACTGAAATATGAAGTAGATGTGGCAATATTTTAGCTTAATTTAGAAGGAAAGCAGGCAGACATTAAGGGAAATCCTAGCTCTTCTGCTCATTGTTTCTCTTGTTGCCTTGTTTTCATGACAAGTTGCTTTTCTAGTGTACCTCTCAAAATGTTATATCTCCATTTAGAATTGTTTCTCCCACTTAATAATGGAATTGATTTCAGAGAAGCTCACTGCTTTATATTCATCCTCATAaagagttttcttcttcatctctttttcaTTGGCTGATACAGGCTGGGTTCCTCTTTGACATGGAAGCTGATGAAGAACCAGGGCTCAAAAACCAGACATACTTCACCTTGCAGGGGTTCTCCTGCCTCGCTCCTCTTCAGGTTCTTCTCTTTCAGGGAATCCTTCTCATGTTCCTAATCACAATAACAGGGAACTTTCTCATAATTTTAGTAGCAACTGCTGATCCTGCCTTACACACCCCAATGTACTATTTTCTCAAAAACCTGGCCCTGATTGAAATTTGCTTTACATTAAACATAGTGCCCAAGATGCTGATGGATTTGTTGTTGGAGAGAAAGatcatctctttttcttcctgtgcccTGCAACTTTACTTTGTCATATTCTTTGTCACTTCTGAGTGCTTCCTCTTGAGTGCCATGGCGTATGACAGATACGTGGCTATATGCCATCCCCTGCACTACACCACCAGCATGAACAGGCGAGTGTGTTTTCATATGGTTGTAGCATGCTGGATTGCTGGTATTCCATTTTCCGCAGGACTCACTGGCTGGCTATTTAGCTATCCCTTTTGTGGCTCTAAAGAGATTGAGCACTTCTTTTGTGATATTGCTCCTGTTCTTGATTTGGTCTGTTCAGACACGCACTTATTTGAGCTTCTTGTATTTGATGCTACTGTTACAATTGTTTTGATCCCATTTATCCTGATAGCAGCCTCTTACATCCGGATAATCCACACCATCCTCCAAATGCCATCCTCCAAAGGAAGATGCAAAACTTTCTTCACCTGCTTTGCTCACCTGGTGGTGGTGACACTGTTCTACTGTACAACTGGCTTGATACATCTAAGGCCAAGGTCCAGATTCTTGGTAAAGAGGAAAGTGGTGGCTCTTTCTTATACAGTAGTAACTCCTATGCTGAACCCAATCATCTACAGCTTACGAAACAAAGAAGTAAAGCATGCTCTAAGGAAGATATTTGGAAGGAGACTGTTCAGCAAGATGCCTCTGCCCAGAGGGTTTCACTTATTTTCTAAAAGTTGCTCACAGTTTGAAGGTTGAAACAGGAGAATTAACGCTTTCCTGAAAGTCTGGACATTTCTCAAAGTTTGGAGATTTTACCTCTTCCtggaaaatactgagaaatgtACATCATCTATGTACTGAATAAATAGGCTTCATGAAACTGTCCAGAATATTATAGAAACTACAGAAATGAGCCACAAAGTCAGTGTATTAATTACGATATGCTTAAACTTTTGTCCTTTCTCTACACACTGGTTTGCTCTCAAGCTAGtgcaaaataaatcactgtCATAAGAATGCTTGACTCCAatatacagaaagaagatgCCAACAGATGGCTGGCATAGTAACGTGATGTGTTCCAGAGAAATCATTTCCTCCCACCACACTGTAAACAGGAACCAGATAAATTCAGATGACTAGGAGCTGGATGGAATTGAGTTCAAGATGATGACATCTGATTGTAGGTACCTATAGGTAAGTCAGCATGCAGTCAATTTGAGTATCAATATTTCAGGAGTGATTTGGTTGAACAGTTGAAAGAAGCTTGATTTGGTGGCTTGAAGACAGATCTAGCATTTCTATAAAATTCCTACTTCACCCTATTTTGGTTCCAACATAAAAAGATGTAAGTTTCCCATAAGCCCAAATGAGGTAAGAAGTCATAAAAACACAGAACGgctgaagttggaagggatctctggaggcTGTTTGGTTCAGCCCACCTACTCATGCTGGGCCATCTCTATGTGCTTGCCCACCATGTGCAGACGGCTTTTGAATCAAGGTGATGCCACAGGTTGTCAGAAGAGAGTATTGctgtatcacagaattacaAACCAACACCAGGAAGAATTACTCAAGACCAGTTCACAGCTGCATCAGAGACAAAACGCAACTCTAGGCACATCTGTGTAGTAAGGGAAtatggaaatgaaggaaaatggtgttttgtagtGTAGCAGTAGAGTGATAAATCACAAGGCATGACCGGGAAGATCTGTCTtaaaaagaacttctttacgaGGAGGGCTTCTCTGGGCTCTCAGACTGTGCAGTGGGAGGGACatgatgatcagagggctggagcacctctcctatgaagaaaggtagATAGAAcagggcttgtttagcttgggaAAGAGAGGCAtccaaggagacctcattgtggccttccagtacttgaagggagtgtataagCAGGAGCGGGAATGGCTGTTTCTATAGCGTGATAGtgacaagggggaatgtttttaaactgagacagaggaggtttaggttggatcttaggaggaagtttttcacccagagggtggtgatgcactggaacaggttgcccaaggaggctgtggatgcaccatccctgggaggcattaaaggccaggctggatgtggctctgagcagcctgggctggtggctgaCTGCCaatggcagaggggttgaaactagatgatcttcaaggtccttttcaaccaggccattctatgatgctatgacATGTCACAGACATGAGGATGTCTGCATATGACTTGCCTGTGTGACAAAATATTGGAAGAGCACCCTGGCAAAGTGATGGGTGGAAGATCCAGTAGACAGAGCTTTGCCGTGGCTTACATTCTGCACTTGATGCAAGAACTGTGTCTTCCCATGGACCTGTAGAGGGCCATTGTGGTAATACAAGAAggattttacagagcagcagctatggaGCAAGATAAGGACTTCACAGAGCATCAGCTGCggagcaggataaacagcatgagaaccaagggcacctctaggaaaagaatgaatggctCGCAGCTTTGAATGGGGGCTTTAGGGTTGTTATTGCAATTGCTTTCCTCCAATTAGTGTGTGTGATTTTCTAACACCCTCGTCTGTCTGATATAAAAGTATGGCTTTTTGGGCAATAAGTTGACTCAGCTATATTTAACCATATTGGTGTGTGGCTGTTTGTCCCAGCGCACTGCCCTCTTGCCATCACATTCACCGACAGGCCATATTTCATAGGAGTTCTACAGCTCTCTCTGACATCAAGTGCTACCAGAGGGTTGAGAGATTGCTGTCTGTGGACACTTGATTTGGAAATAGTAATTCATACCTCTTTTGTGCATCTCTGCCTCTATTTTGTCTGGCTTCAACAATGTGAGAATTGAGGAGCAAGTACTAGGAAATGCTTGAGACtggacaaacaaacaaagttaGGCAGATAAGAAATTGGCTGGATTCTTGCATCCAGAGAGCTGTGGTCAAAGGACTTACATCCAGGTGGAGAGTCCATACTGGGACTGGTAATATTTAACATCATTAATAATGAGGcagacagtgggatcaagtggGACCTAGTgagaggtgatcctgcccaTGTAGAGGGGCTGAAACTAGATTATCTTTAAAGACCCCTCAGAGACCAAACCATTATatgattttatgcatttttctctgtgctgaacaGCCATTATTACCTTTGAGAGTCAAGAAGAAGAGATAGATTAACCAGAACATCTGTGTATCACAGATGTAACACCAGCCCCTAAGAGGTCCCCTCCACTTCCCTGCACCCATTCAAAATGAGATGTGGaagcaaaggggaagaaagacaGGCAGTCACTGCAAGAAACCCAGCATAAGGCCAAAACCAAGCCCCCACATTTTTAAGGAACTTGTGTAAAAATGCACCTGTCTCCATTCTTTAACATTCTGCACAATTATCTATTTTCCTGAGCTCCTACACAAAGACAAATCTCAATAGCAGAATGGCAGCTAACACCAGACGGCCAAAAACCTGAGAACAACTGAGATGGGTGTTTATGGAGTTCAGCTTTTGGCAATATGGCAGATAACTTTTGTTCTAGTCCCCAGGAGAAGTTCAAAACCCTCACACACAGCAAATGGGACAGTCATTTGACATACAGCATAGGAGTActttgctgcagctgggcagggcAGTGAGGCCATGGGTGAGAgggtgggcagggagcagctccatTAGAACAGCAGAGTCGTGCAAGGGAAGCACGCAGGACTCACAACCCAGACGTGTGAGACGCCCTCTGCTGGTGCGCAGCTCTTGTTTCTATAAGGAAGGCTGTAAAGAGTCGCGTATGTAAGGGGCCGGTTAGCTCAGTTGGTTAGAGCGTGGTGCTAATAACGCCAAGGTCGCGGGTTCGATCCCCGTACGGGccagtgaagaatttcttttgctgatttttttttctcctcccccccGTTTTTTCGCCGTTGTTCAGCCGGCGGGCGGCCTCAGATTCGCACCGCCCTACACCGGTACCTCGCCATGCAGGGTGTGCGGGGAAGTTGTTCTTTAAACTAAAACcgcgggaaaaaaaaaaaaaaactatttctaGCAGAGGATGGTTTCGATCCATCGACCTCTGGGTTATGGGCCCAGCACGCTTCCGCTGCGCCACTCTGCTACTGACAGCCTACTTCCCCCCTTATACCTAGAGATTACTGTTTCCTGCCTGCACTTCATATCGCTGCCCTGTCAGCTGCCTTCTAGGCCACCCTGCTCCACCTGCTGCTTCatcacaagcacacacacacacacgtgcacatACAGCAGGTCTCACAACTGGCCCCAAAACTCCCTTGTCCCCAGATCAAGCCCTTCTGGTCCTCCCAACACCCAGACTGGAACTGGGTATGAGTACTGACTGACATAGGCTACATGCAATACCCAGCCCACAAGCCCCTGTCCCACTCAATGGCTGACCAAGCTTGATGTTCACTACCAAGCACACATGGACACCATCCCTCAGCAGTGATCCTCCTCAGCCCAAGAGGTGAAGCACCACTTTCATTGACCGTCATGATGGGTGCCCATGGGATAGGCATGAATGCAGCCAGGTAGGCAGTTTTCTGGCACTGAGATGATTCCCGGTGTCCACTTGCTTACCCTTGTTCCACCACTCCTCTTCAGTCTGAAGATGAGCCATTAATCATGTCACCAAATGTTGTACCATGCAGGGAAGCCCATCTGCAACCCACTTCCAAGGGGATCCTTGCCTTCCCACAAAAACACAGTTCCAAGGAATGCTCCCCTGTGGGGCGAGCGGAGGGGTCTGCAAAGCCTATACCACAGACATCTATTAACATGCCTCCTTGCAGCCTCAGGACTGTGACTCCCAAAAACACCCCTTATTTCTGCAACAAGGACAGCCCCAGTCCTTCCACTTCCCCCATTGAAACAGTCAAGAAAGACCAGCATTAGCTCTTGTCACTACCACCCCCAGCCTTCCTTGCTCCTCTCCATGCTAGTCCTTGCCAACCATAACACTTTTCATCCCTCATGTTGTCCTGGCCCTCCTAGAACCAGCTTCAGGAATAAACATACTGAGTAAACAGTATGTAACAGTAATACTTCAGACTGATCCTTTCCTACCAGTCTCCTCTGTTCCTCCCTCTCCACCTCTCCCTGCACACCTCCACGGCgttgcagagctctgcagtttcTTTACCCTCACAGCCTGTTCCCCCTTGTTTTACAGCCAACACTGAACTCTAATAAATCCACTTAGCTGGACCTTACACTAAGTgata
The window above is part of the Coturnix japonica isolate 7356 chromosome 10, Coturnix japonica 2.1, whole genome shotgun sequence genome. Proteins encoded here:
- the LOC107318615 gene encoding olfactory receptor 10A7-like, whose translation is MEADEEPGLKNQTYFTLQGFSCLAPLQVLLFQGILLMFLITITGNFLIILVATADPALHTPMYYFLKNLALIEICFTLNIVPKMLMDLLLERKIISFSSCALQLYFVIFFVTSECFLLSAMAYDRYVAICHPLHYTTSMNRRVCFHMVVACWIAGIPFSAGLTGWLFSYPFCGSKEIEHFFCDIAPVLDLVCSDTHLFELLVFDATVTIVLIPFILIAASYIRIIHTILQMPSSKGRCKTFFTCFAHLVVVTLFYCTTGLIHLRPRSRFLVKRKVVALSYTVVTPMLNPIIYSLRNKEVKHALRKIFGRRLFSKMPLPRGFHLFSKSCSQFEG